From Azospirillum sp. TSA2s, a single genomic window includes:
- a CDS encoding ABC transporter substrate-binding protein translates to MVSAVARAEVAGVRIGVLNDQSGIYADMGGKGSIEAARLAVEDFTAAGAGANKGMKIEIISADHQNKADIGSAIAREWYDQKGVDLIVDIPNSSVALAVQAVAQDKGKLAIFSGASSSDLTNAKCSPNSFAWTYDTYGLAKGTAGALTKGEEDSWFFVTADYAFGHALERDAAAVVTAGKGKVIGSVRAPLDTPDYSSFLLKAQGSGAKYIGLANAGGDTIISIKQAGEFGLTDGGQTLAGLVVYLTDVHALGLSTARGLLLTASFYWDLNDETRAWSKRFHERTNRMPTMVQAGVYSGVMHYLKAVSVAGTTDAMTVAEQMRKTPVKDMMTDNAVLREDGKLARDMYLFQVKSPAESKAPWDYYKLVRRIPAGEVVRPLSESQCPLVRK, encoded by the coding sequence GTGCGGATCGGTGTCCTCAACGACCAGTCCGGCATCTATGCCGACATGGGCGGAAAGGGTAGCATCGAAGCGGCCCGGTTGGCGGTCGAGGATTTCACCGCCGCGGGCGCGGGCGCAAACAAGGGTATGAAGATCGAGATCATCAGCGCCGACCATCAGAACAAGGCGGATATCGGCTCGGCAATCGCCCGCGAATGGTACGATCAGAAGGGCGTCGATCTCATTGTCGATATTCCCAATTCCAGCGTCGCCTTGGCGGTCCAGGCGGTGGCCCAGGACAAGGGTAAGCTCGCCATCTTTTCCGGGGCCTCCTCTTCCGACCTGACCAATGCCAAATGCTCTCCGAACAGCTTTGCCTGGACCTACGACACCTATGGCCTCGCCAAAGGAACGGCAGGCGCCCTGACCAAGGGGGAGGAGGACAGCTGGTTCTTCGTGACCGCCGACTATGCCTTCGGTCATGCGCTGGAACGGGACGCCGCGGCGGTCGTTACGGCCGGAAAAGGGAAGGTGATCGGCTCGGTCCGCGCCCCGCTTGACACTCCCGACTATTCCTCGTTTCTGCTGAAGGCCCAGGGGTCCGGCGCCAAATACATCGGACTGGCCAATGCCGGCGGCGACACCATCATCTCGATCAAGCAGGCCGGAGAGTTCGGCCTGACCGACGGTGGGCAGACGCTGGCGGGGCTTGTCGTCTACCTGACCGACGTGCATGCGCTGGGGCTGAGCACGGCACGCGGCCTGTTGCTGACGGCATCCTTCTACTGGGATCTCAACGACGAGACCCGCGCATGGTCGAAGCGGTTCCATGAGCGGACCAACAGGATGCCGACGATGGTGCAGGCCGGCGTCTACAGCGGGGTCATGCACTATTTGAAAGCAGTGTCGGTGGCCGGCACCACCGATGCTATGACGGTTGCCGAACAGATGCGCAAGACCCCGGTCAAGGACATGATGACCGACAACGCCGTGCTGCGGGAGGACGGCAAGCTGGCGCGCGACATGTACCTGTTCCAGGTCAAATCGCCCGCCGAATCCAAAGCGCCATGGGACTATTACAAGCTGGTCCGCCGGATCCCCGCCGGCGAAGTCGTCCGTCCGCTCTCCGAAAGCCAGTGCCCTCTGGTCAGGAAATAA
- a CDS encoding FAD-dependent oxidoreductase yields MFQADLFPGWTTVCRLEEAPGLPVLADVDVLVVGGGAAGVAAATVAAEAGKSVMLLERYGFCGGAAVAGMSGTICGMYLATDRNAGPEQVVFGFTERFRRAISERGGLTAPQIYGKTWTVTHDPLMWRETADAFLAAAGVRVLFHTAVTGVLMDGDRYAGVVIESKAGRSTVRARRVVDASGDAAVVARAGHRYLFGDNGKIQNPTMFFRLGNVDMDRYLAYYGEDTICPPKLTEAIRRANDGGAYQLPRNKIWIFPTTRPNELMVNATRLSGRDERMLNVIDPADFTEAEMSGRLQVREYARFLRDTVPGCENSYVVDTGAEAGIRQTRSIVGAETLRNSDVVECRKRADGICRVPWPIELHAGDKPKLHWLLDDWYEVPYLALVPEAGENIIVAGRCLSAEHEALASARVTAQCFEYGHAAAVATVLSLDEGLRFRDIPGARVRELMARNGSAF; encoded by the coding sequence ATGTTTCAGGCGGACCTGTTTCCCGGCTGGACGACGGTGTGCCGTCTGGAGGAAGCCCCCGGCCTCCCCGTCCTGGCCGATGTCGACGTGCTGGTGGTGGGCGGCGGTGCCGCCGGGGTCGCCGCCGCGACGGTCGCGGCGGAGGCCGGCAAGTCGGTGATGCTTCTGGAACGGTACGGCTTCTGCGGCGGTGCGGCGGTCGCCGGCATGTCGGGCACGATCTGCGGCATGTATCTCGCCACCGACCGCAATGCCGGCCCCGAACAGGTCGTCTTCGGCTTCACCGAACGGTTCCGCCGGGCGATTTCCGAGCGGGGCGGCCTGACCGCGCCGCAAATCTACGGCAAGACCTGGACCGTGACCCACGACCCGCTGATGTGGCGGGAAACGGCGGATGCCTTTCTTGCCGCGGCCGGGGTCCGCGTGCTGTTCCACACCGCGGTGACCGGCGTTCTCATGGATGGCGACCGCTATGCCGGCGTCGTCATCGAGTCCAAGGCCGGACGGTCCACCGTGCGCGCCCGGCGCGTCGTCGACGCCTCGGGCGACGCGGCGGTCGTCGCCCGTGCCGGCCACCGCTATCTCTTCGGCGACAATGGCAAAATCCAGAATCCGACGATGTTCTTCCGTCTCGGCAACGTCGATATGGATCGCTACCTCGCCTATTACGGAGAGGACACCATCTGCCCGCCGAAACTGACCGAAGCCATCCGGCGGGCGAATGACGGCGGCGCCTACCAACTTCCACGCAACAAGATCTGGATTTTCCCGACCACCCGGCCGAACGAGCTGATGGTCAACGCGACACGGCTGAGCGGCCGTGATGAGCGCATGCTCAACGTCATCGATCCGGCCGACTTCACCGAAGCCGAGATGAGCGGGCGCCTTCAGGTCCGCGAATATGCCCGCTTCCTGCGCGACACGGTGCCGGGCTGCGAGAACAGCTATGTCGTCGATACTGGGGCCGAGGCCGGAATCCGGCAAACCCGCTCCATCGTCGGGGCCGAGACCTTGCGCAACAGCGACGTGGTCGAATGCCGCAAGCGGGCGGACGGCATCTGCCGCGTGCCCTGGCCGATCGAGCTGCATGCGGGCGACAAACCCAAGCTGCACTGGCTGCTCGACGACTGGTACGAGGTTCCCTATCTGGCCCTGGTTCCGGAAGCCGGCGAGAACATCATCGTGGCCGGCCGCTGCCTGAGCGCCGAGCACGAGGCGCTGGCCTCGGCGCGGGTCACCGCCCAATGCTTCGAATATGGCCACGCCGCGGCGGTCGCTACGGTGCTGTCCCTCGATGAAGGTCTGCGGTTCCGCGATATTCCCGGCGCCAGGGTCCGCGAACTGATGGCCCGCAACGGAAGCGCCTTCTGA